The Prochlorococcus marinus XMU1404 region TAATACTACAACCATTGCTAATTGAAAAATGTCAATCAGTCCAGCACTTATTCTACTTGCATTTTTAATTCCAAATACTACCGGTAAAGAGTTCAAGCCAAGCTTTGAGTCTCCTTCAACGCTTTTGAAATCATTAATAACAGCAATACCAAGTCCAGATAGGCTATAGGCTAGTGTTAGTAATGCCGTCACAATAGTTAATTTCCCAAACAAGGCTTGTCCTGCCCACCAAGGTAAAGCTATATATGATGCGCCTAATGCATAATTTCCAAGCCAACCATTTTGCTTTAATTTAAGAGGTGGAGCGGAATATATATAACTAACAAAAGAACCTCCTAATGCTAAAAGTAAGACGGAGGGAAAGTTATGTTTAGCATATAAATCTAAAAGAAAAGCAACTATTAGGCCTGCAATAAGTAATACCCAGATTTGAATTTTTACATCTTTAATTGAAATTTTTCCAGAAGGAATTGGTCTGTTTGGTTCGTTAATTGCGTCAATTTCTTTATCAAAAAAATCATTTATGGTTTGTGTATAACCTGCCAGAAGTGGACCACTCATTAACATGCATGCTAATGAAGCTAAAACATTACTAAATGTCCATTCAAAATTTCCACTTGCGGCCGCTCCACAAATAACACCCCATATCAAAGGGATCCACGTAATTGGCTTCATTAACTGTATACGAAGTTTCCATATACTTGATGTTTCAGAAGCACCCTTAATTCCTAATAGTTGTTTTGGATCATTCACTGTACTCTTTAACCTTTCTCAATTTCTTCTGGGAAAAACCAGTTTTGCTCACCATTCTGAAATTTTGCCGTGATTCCAATACTCCTGCCGTCTGTCATTTTATAGCCTGTTATTACGGCTTTAGGATTAGATGATATTTGATCAATTAATTTACCTGGTAGTCTATCTTTTACTTTGTTAATGTTAATTTTAATTTTACTACCGATTTTGGGTAATAATTTTGTTTCAGCCATAAGAGGTAAAATAGAAGCTATTATGCAAGATTAACAGCATTTGGACAATTTTTACTAAAATGGTAGCTCTTCGTTTAATTCCTTGTTTAGATGTAGCCAATGGAAGAGTGGTTAAAGGTGTAAATTTTGTTAACTTGAGAGACTCTGGTGATCCTGTTGAATTGGCTTGTAGGTATTCTGATGAAGGTGCAGATGAATTAGTATTTTTAGATATTAGAGCTAGTGTGGAAAATAGGAATACATTAATTGACCTTGTTTCTAGGACAGCAGAATCAGTAAAAATCCCTTTTACGGTGGGTGGAGGTATAGATTCTGTTTCTTCTATTAATGATCTTTTAAGAGCAGGGGCGGACAAAGTTAGTTTGAATTCCTCAGCCGTTAAAAATCCTGATTTAATTTCTAAAAGTTCTAGAGAATTTGGTACACAATGCATCGTGATTGCAATTGATGCAAGAAGGAAAGTTAATAAGGTTGACGAATGGGAGGTATATGTAAAAGGAGGGCGAGAAAATACTGGTATAGATGTATTAAGTTGGGCAAAGAAAGTTGAGGAATTAGGTGCGGGGGAAATATTGCTAACTTCAATGGATGGCGATGGAACGCAGAATGGTTATGATTTAGATCTGACTGAATCTGTCACCAAAATTGTTAACATCCCAGTAATCGCTTCTGGAGGAGCAGGCTCTTTAGAAGATATATATGATGTTTTCAAAGAAGGCAGGGCATCAGCAGCACTTTTAGCATCATTACTTCATGATAGGAAACTTACTTTACAAGAAATAAAAACTTTCCTCCTTGAAAAAAAACTTCCAATTAGACCATATGAATAAAGTTTAAATTTATCCCAGAAAGAAAGTACTTTAAAAATGAAATTCACAAAAACTATCGAAGTCAAAAATATATTTAATAGAATTTCTTATAAATATGACTTTTTAAATAATCTACTAAGTTTTGGACTCCACAAATTATGGAAAAGGAAATTAGTTGATTTATTAGAACCCTTAAATGGTGAAGATTGGGCTGATTTATGCTGTGGAACTGGAGATTTGGCATTCTTAATTTCTGAGAGAGTAAGTCCAAGGGGCTCAATTACTGGGATTGACAGTGCCAAGCAAATTTTAAATATTGCAAAGAAAAAATCAAAGATTAAAAAAAATAAATTCATTAAATGGGTAATTAAAGATGTTTTAGAAATTAATGATTATTCGAAAAATTTTGATGGGATTTGTATGTCATATGGATTAAGAAACTTGAATAATGTTGAAGAAGGAATGAAAAAAGTTTTTTATCTTTTGAAGGATAAAGGAAGGGCAGGATTCTTGGATTTTAATCATTCAACAAAAAATTCTATATCTAATATTTTTCAGACAATATATTTGAGGCTTGTAGTTGTGACCATTTCGCGTCTTTTTAGTTTAAGTCCAGAGTACGCATATATTGAAAAAAGCATTAGTAATTTTCCAAAGAAAAATGAGCTCATAAAAATTGCTAAGGATATTGGATTTAAAAAAGCTGAATATAGAACTGTTTTTTTTGGTCAGATGGGAATATTAATTTTAGCTAAATAAAGAATTTAGTTGTTAACTTTTCTCCAACAAAAAGAACACTTTCCCCAACGTTTGATTTCACCCTGGGGAGTTGGGGAATTACAGACAGTACAAATGCACATATTATTTTGATAGATTCTGCTTGGATGCTTAGCCCAAACTGTCTTTGCATTAGTTGCTTGAAAATTTTTATTTTTAAGTTCATAATTTTGTATTATTTTTATTTCATTTAAAGTTATTCCAATGTTCTCGATTCTTTCTATTAATTTATGCTTGTTGTAGATTAGAGCTTGACGCCACTGAGGATGATTTACTGCAATAGTAAGTATTTTTTTTTCAATATTTAATGGTTTGCATTCTTGAAATAGTCCTATACCGATTAAGTCCTTCCAGTTTTCGTTGATTTTAGAAAGTTTATTTAAGTCCCCCCATGATTTTTTGAAATTTTCAAGACAATTTTTTAATGGGTGTGGATTCCTTCTATTCAATATTGGCAAATACTTTTTGTCCAATTTGTAAAATTTACTTATTAAGACTAAAGTTAATCTAATCTTTTAAAAGATGCTCGTTGTTTTAATAAAGAATTTGTGAAAGTTATTGGATCTGCAGCTAAGACAGTTTTTTATTTAAAAAAAATTCAGGGTCAACATCCAAATTGGAGTCTTCATTACAAAATAAAATGCAAAAGTACAGAAAATGAGCTAACCAACTTGCTTAGATATGCTGAAATAAAGAGAAACCAGCCAGTAGCGATAATTGCAAGAGAACAGTTCTCAGGTTTTGGCCAAAATTCAAAAACTTGGGTTTCTCCAAAAGGAGGGATTTGGTTAAGTGCAGCTTACCCAATATTTTCAAAAGAATTTAAAAGCCAAATTTTTAATTTGTCTTTAGGAATTAAGATATGTGAAATGCTTAAACAAGAAAATATAAATGTTTGTTTGAAATGGCCAAATGATATTTTTATTGGATCAAAAAAGTTGATTGGATTTTTACCGAAGGTGATAACAAGAGGTAATGAAATTACCTACGTAAGAGTAGGACTTGGCATGAATGTTTTAAATTACACTCCATCAGAAGGAACTTCATTATCAAAAGTACTACAAACTAAGAATATAAATCAATATTATTGGACAGCAAAAGTTCTTAAAGCTTTTCATGATTCAGTTGAATGTAATAGTAATAAAGATTATGTGATCAATTCGGCAAATAAGTTCCTCACTAAAAGATTTTTACCTAGTGGTTTTTGTTCTAATACATGGAAAATTAGAGATATTGACTCTAATGGTAATTTAAGGATTGAAAATCAAACTCAACTGAAGGTAATTACAAGATTCTGAATTTAATTAACTTTTAATTCAACTATTCTTCCATCCTTGAATTTGGCAACTTTTTTTGCGCGATTTGCAACTTCATTTTCATGCGTAACTAAAACAATAGTTATTCCGGATTCATGCAGTTTGTCAAAAAGATCTAGTACATCTTCAGTTGTTTTTGAATCTAGTGCGCCAGTAGGTTCGTCTGCC contains the following coding sequences:
- a CDS encoding biotin--[acetyl-CoA-carboxylase] ligase, coding for MKVIGSAAKTVFYLKKIQGQHPNWSLHYKIKCKSTENELTNLLRYAEIKRNQPVAIIAREQFSGFGQNSKTWVSPKGGIWLSAAYPIFSKEFKSQIFNLSLGIKICEMLKQENINVCLKWPNDIFIGSKKLIGFLPKVITRGNEITYVRVGLGMNVLNYTPSEGTSLSKVLQTKNINQYYWTAKVLKAFHDSVECNSNKDYVINSANKFLTKRFLPSGFCSNTWKIRDIDSNGNLRIENQTQLKVITRF
- the petP gene encoding cytochrome b6f subunit PetP, whose protein sequence is MAETKLLPKIGSKIKININKVKDRLPGKLIDQISSNPKAVITGYKMTDGRSIGITAKFQNGEQNWFFPEEIEKG
- the chlG gene encoding chlorophyll synthase ChlG; its protein translation is MNDPKQLLGIKGASETSSIWKLRIQLMKPITWIPLIWGVICGAAASGNFEWTFSNVLASLACMLMSGPLLAGYTQTINDFFDKEIDAINEPNRPIPSGKISIKDVKIQIWVLLIAGLIVAFLLDLYAKHNFPSVLLLALGGSFVSYIYSAPPLKLKQNGWLGNYALGASYIALPWWAGQALFGKLTIVTALLTLAYSLSGLGIAVINDFKSVEGDSKLGLNSLPVVFGIKNASRISAGLIDIFQLAMVVVLVIIGQHLASVILVLLVIPQITFQDMWLLRDPLKFDVKYQASAQPFLITGMLVTALAIGHSFLVA
- a CDS encoding DUF721 domain-containing protein is translated as MDKKYLPILNRRNPHPLKNCLENFKKSWGDLNKLSKINENWKDLIGIGLFQECKPLNIEKKILTIAVNHPQWRQALIYNKHKLIERIENIGITLNEIKIIQNYELKNKNFQATNAKTVWAKHPSRIYQNNMCICTVCNSPTPQGEIKRWGKCSFCWRKVNN
- the ubiE gene encoding bifunctional demethylmenaquinone methyltransferase/2-methoxy-6-polyprenyl-1,4-benzoquinol methylase UbiE, giving the protein MKFTKTIEVKNIFNRISYKYDFLNNLLSFGLHKLWKRKLVDLLEPLNGEDWADLCCGTGDLAFLISERVSPRGSITGIDSAKQILNIAKKKSKIKKNKFIKWVIKDVLEINDYSKNFDGICMSYGLRNLNNVEEGMKKVFYLLKDKGRAGFLDFNHSTKNSISNIFQTIYLRLVVVTISRLFSLSPEYAYIEKSISNFPKKNELIKIAKDIGFKKAEYRTVFFGQMGILILAK
- the hisF gene encoding imidazole glycerol phosphate synthase subunit HisF, whose product is MVALRLIPCLDVANGRVVKGVNFVNLRDSGDPVELACRYSDEGADELVFLDIRASVENRNTLIDLVSRTAESVKIPFTVGGGIDSVSSINDLLRAGADKVSLNSSAVKNPDLISKSSREFGTQCIVIAIDARRKVNKVDEWEVYVKGGRENTGIDVLSWAKKVEELGAGEILLTSMDGDGTQNGYDLDLTESVTKIVNIPVIASGGAGSLEDIYDVFKEGRASAALLASLLHDRKLTLQEIKTFLLEKKLPIRPYE